Proteins encoded by one window of Pseudorca crassidens isolate mPseCra1 chromosome 3, mPseCra1.hap1, whole genome shotgun sequence:
- the ARL14EPL gene encoding ARL14 effector protein-like, whose product MSEQSEKNNSTQERHAGQSSSEKNCQIGQKQLQQIERQLKCLAFQNPGPQVADFNPETRQQKKKARMSKMNEYFSVKYKVMKKYDKSGRLICNDADLCDCLEKNCLGCFYPCPKCNSNKCGPECRCNRRWVYDAIVTESGEVISALPFNVPD is encoded by the exons ATGAGTGaacaatcagaaaaaaacaattccACGCAAGAGAGACATGCAGGTCAAAGTTCTTCTGAGAAAAACTGTCAAATCGGACAGAAGCAACTG CAACAGATAGAGCGACAGTTAAAATGCTTGGCATTTCAAAATCCCGGACCACAGGTAGCAGACTTTAATCCTGAAACAAGGcagcagaaaaagaaagcacGAATGTCAAAGATGAATGAGTATTTTTCTGTAAAGTACAA AGTTATGAAGAAGTATGACAAAAGCGGCAGGCTCATCTGCAACGATGCTGACCTGTGCGATTGCCTGGAGAAGAACTGCCTGGGCTGCTTCTACCCCTGCCCCAAGTGTAACTCCAACAAGTGTGGCCCTGAATGCCGCTGCAACCGCCGCTGGGTGTACGATGCCATCGTCACTGAGTCTGGGGAGGTCATCAGCGCGCTGCCCTTCAACGTTCCCGACTAG